Proteins from one Chitinophaga oryzae genomic window:
- a CDS encoding RNA polymerase sigma factor, translating to MQNNVAQETILFDRIAEGDEAAFEALFHLYVPRIRPVILQIIQEEAPVKDIIQEIFLGLWMGRDKLPAVSSPRNWIFKMTYHRSYSWLQKQGVREKARHQLSWSETEYTNITEENLSLSETSRLIREAIAQLPPQAMKIYLLSRENGLKIADIAGQLDISVQTVKNSLVRSLRAIREYLLRHGISIPLMLLSYSLSLFF from the coding sequence ATGCAGAACAACGTAGCACAGGAGACAATATTATTTGACCGGATCGCGGAAGGTGACGAAGCAGCGTTTGAAGCGCTGTTTCATCTCTATGTGCCCCGCATCAGGCCCGTCATCCTCCAGATCATCCAGGAAGAAGCGCCGGTAAAGGATATTATCCAGGAAATATTCCTCGGCCTGTGGATGGGACGCGATAAGCTGCCCGCTGTCAGCAGCCCCCGCAACTGGATCTTTAAAATGACCTACCACCGTTCCTACAGCTGGCTGCAAAAACAGGGCGTCCGCGAAAAAGCCCGCCACCAACTGTCCTGGAGCGAAACGGAATACACCAACATCACAGAGGAAAACCTGTCCCTCTCTGAAACCTCCCGGCTGATACGGGAAGCCATCGCCCAGCTACCGCCCCAGGCCATGAAAATATACCTGCTGAGCCGGGAAAACGGCTTGAAAATAGCCGATATCGCCGGCCAGCTGGACATCTCTGTCCAAACCGTCAAAAATTCACTGGTACGCTCGCTGCGCGCCATCCGGGAATACCTGCTCAGACACGGTATTAGTATCCCTTTAATGTTACTTTCTTACAGCCTCTCCCTCTTTTTTTAA